TTTTGGCCCATGGTTGCGCTTTTTGCACTCCTGCTGACCGTGACCAAGGACCCCGTTCTGTATCGCTACATGTCGCCGCGCTCTACGGTTCTTGTGCGCTTGTGCGAGCGAAGACGAGACCTGCGACAAATTAACCCGACGGGCAAATTTCCGCTTCGCGATTGACCCAACTCAGCGGTCTAATGCCTCCATCTCACCCGCTTGAGGGGCGCTTCGCGATCGTCACGAGTGTTGCGGTGAGATGCGGTGGACGCGAAGCGTGCGATCGACGAACGCATGCAACGCGGACGGTGAAGTCGTGTGGTCTTGACGCCCCAGTGGCAGGTGTCTCTTCGCAAGACGCGGAACGCGTCTTTGCGAAGACGGTGACAAAAAAGCCAAGTCTCGCCGGGGAGAGCACGAAGTAAGCCGTAACCCATCGCGCAGGGAAAGCCGGAGTGTTCTTCGGTCTCACCTGTGGTCCTACCCCTGTGCTTTTTTTGTTGCACAGGGCCCATGGGTGCGATCGGCACCCGGCTTTCCCTGCGCCCTCTGATCAAGCGGGCGAAACGAAGAGCAAAACTCGGGCAAATCATGTCGCGAGAATGCGGCCTCACATCCTCTTAGTCGTCATGCCCCGCGCATGCGGGGCATCCAGTACGCCGCGGCCTCTCGGTTCAAGCCCTGACGTCTCTGGAATACTGGATCACCCGCATGCGCGGGTGATGATACTGAGCAAGCTGTTTGACAGTTGAATCAGAAACTCGCCGTCGAAGCCTTCGCGGAGCCTGTCATCGGGCGCGCATTCGCGCGACCCGTTGGCTCGCAACGACCGTGGAGAGAGCTGCGGATCGTACGCATCGCACCGCGAGAATGCGCGCTCGCATCCTCCCGGTGGTCATGCCCCGCGCACGGGGCATCCAGTACGCTGCGGCCTCTCGATCAAGCCCTGACGTCTCTGGAATACTGGATCACCCGCATGCGCGGGTGATGACACTGAGCAAGCTGTTTGACAGTTGAATCAGAAATTCGCCGCCGAAACCTTCGCGGAGCCGGTCATCGGGCGCGCGTTCCTGCAATAACGACAGTTGCAGTCGTTTTGGGTTCCTGCTGTCGCCGCAAGATCCGCCGGCGCAACGATCACTCCCCGTTCCAGCCGCAGGCCTTGAGCCGCTCGCGCATGTGCGCCGGCGCCGGCGCGACTACCTGCACTGGCTCCTTGTTCCTGGAGATCGGGATTCCGATCTCGCGGGAGTGCAGGTGCAGGATCGGCTCGCCGAAGCGCGGGCCGTTGCCGTAGATATTGTCGCCGACCATCGGCCAGCCTGCGGCGGCGGAATGCACCCGAAGCTGATGGGTGCGGCCGGTGACCGGCTCCATCGCGAGCCAGGTGAGACCCTCGCCGCGCCCCAGCACTTTCCAGTTGGTGACGGCCTTCTGCCCGTCCGGGTCCGGCTTCTGCCACCAGCCGCGCTCGGCGTTGAGTCTGCCGAGCGGCAGGTCGATGGTGCCTTCGTCTTCGGCGGGGCCGCCCTCGACCACGGTCCAATAGGTCTTCGAGATCTTGCCGTGCTTGAACAGCAGCCCGAGCGAGGCGGTCGCCTTGCGGTGGCGTCCCAGCACCAGACAGCCGGAGGTATCCTTGTCGAGCCGATGCGCCAGAACCGGCGGCCGCGGCAGGCCGAACCGCAGCGCGTCGAACGATGCCTCCAGATTGGGCCCGCCCTTGGGGCCGCGATGCACCGGCAGCCCGGCCGGCTTGTCGATGACCAGCATCAGCCCGTCACGGTGGAGCACCCGCGCCAGGATTTCTTCCGCGCTCAAAGAGGGAACATCGATCAATTCGTCGAGACTTTCGTTTGCGAGGCGAAACGGCTAACACACCTGCACCATGAACGATACTCCGGGAACAAAACTGAGCTGGTGGCAGCGGCTGAAGGGCGGCCTGAGGCGGACCTCCGGTGCGCTCGGGACGGCGGTCGCCGATCTCGTCATCAAGCGCAAGCTCGATCGCGCCATGCTCGACGACATCGAGGATGTGCTGCTGCGCGCCGATCTCGGCACCGAGGTCGCCGTGCGCATCGCGGATGCGGTCGGCAAGGGACGCTACGACAAGGCGATCTCCGCCGACGAGGTGAAGGAGGTGGTCGCGACCGAGGTCGAGAAGGTGCTGTCGCCGGTGGCGAAGCCCCTCGAGATCGACACCTCGAAGAAGCCGTTCGTCATCCTCGTCGTCGGCGTCAACGGGTCCGGCAAGACCACCACGATCGGCAAGCTCGCCGCGAAATTCTCCGCCGAGGGCCGCAAGGTGATGCTCGCCGCCGGCGACACGTTCCGTGCCGCGGCGATCGAGCAGCTGAAAGTCTGGGGCGAGCGCACCAAGTCGCCGGTCATCGCCGGCGCGCAGGGATCGGATTCGGCGAGCCTCGCCTTCAGCGCGCTGACCGCGGCGAAGGAGCAGCAGCGCGACGTGCTGCTGATCGACACCGCCGGGCGGCTGCAGAACAAGTCCGAGCTGATGAACGAGCTCGAAAAGGTCGTGCGCGTGATCAGGAAGGTCGATGCATCGGCGCCGCACGCGGTGCTGCTGGTGCTCGATGCCACGGTGGGACAAAATGCGCTGTCGCAGGTCGAGGCATTTCATCGTACGGCGGGCGTCACCGGCCTGGTGATGACCAAGCTCGATGGCACCGCGCGTGGCGGCATCCTGGTCGCGCTGTCGGAGAAACACAAGCTGCCGGTGCATTTCATCGGCGTCGGCGAAGGCGTCGAGGACCTCGCGCCCTTCACGGCGAAGGATTTTGCCAAGGCGATCGCCGGAATCGAGTCTTAAGGTTCCCCTCGTCATGCTACGCGGGGCGGGGCATCCAGCACGCCGCGCCGCGGACTGGAAACGAGGTCTCTCGGAATACCGGATCGCCCGTGGTCGCGGGTGATGACGGCAACAAAGGTTAGGTGATGGACAAGACCCAGCCGCATCCGCTGTTCAAACTCGCCACCGAACTCGGGCCGCTGCTCGTGTTCTTCATCGCCAACGCGAAGTACCATCTGTTCGTCGCGACCGGCGCATTCATGGTCGCGATCGTCGCGGCGATGATCGCATCCTACGTGGTGACCAAGCACGTGCCGATCATGGCGCTGGTGACCGGCGTGATCGTGCTGGTGTTCGGCACGCTGACGCTGGTGTTGCACGACGAGACCTTCATCAAGGTCAAGCCGACCATTATCTACGGCTTGTTCGCGGCGGTGCTCGGCGGAGGGTTGCTGTTCGGCCGCTCCTTCATCGCCGTCATGTTCGACCAGATGTTCAACCTGACGCCGAAGGGCTGGCGCATCCTCACGCTGCGCTGGGCGCTGTTCTTCGCCGGCATGGCGATCCTGAACGAGACCGTCTGGCGCACGCAGACCACGGATTTCTGGGTGAACTTCAAGGTGTTCGGCGTGACGCCGCTGACCATGATCTTCGCCATCGCCCAGATGCCGTTGACCAAGCGCTACCACCTCGAGCCGGTCTCGCTGGAGGCCAGCGAAGCCGAGGCGGGCGATGTGCGGAAGGGCTAGCTGCCCGCCGCGAGCGCCTTCTCGATCTCGGCCTTGAGCACGGTGTCGACGTTGTCCGGGGTCACCGGGCCGACCAGCTTGTAGACGATCTTGCCCTCGTGCCCGACCACGAAGGTCTCGGGCACGCCGTAGACGCCCCATTCGATCGAGGCGCGGCCGTTGCCGTCGACGCCGACGATGCCGAATGGATTGCCGTAGCGGCCGAGGAAGCGCCGGGCGTTGTCGGGCGTGTCCTTGTAGTTGATGCCGATGATCTGGAAGCGCTTGTCCTTGCCGAGGTCGGTCAGCAGCGGCGCCTCGTCGTGGCAGGGCACGCACCAGGACGCCCAGACATTGACCACGCTGACCTTGCCCTTGAACACGGTGGGGTCAAGGCCCGGCACAGGTGCGCCGTCCTTCACCAGGCCGTCGAGCGCGGGCAGTGGGGTCTGCGGCGCGGGCCGGCCGATCAGCGCCGACGGAATCTTCGAGGGATCGTCGCCATAGAGCCGCAGCAGGAACAGGCCGGCAAGACCGAGGAAGATGATCAGCGGCAACGCCACCAGCCAGCGCCGGCCCTGCGGTGGGGAGTCCGTCGCCTGTTCGCTCATCGGACATCTCCAGTGCTGCGCCCGGAGCGGCGTGTCACGCCGCTGGCCTCGATCTCCTTCAGGCGGGCCTGCTGCCGGCGATAGTCGGCGGCGATCCAGATGATCAAGAGCAGCACGACCGCCGTGACCACCGCGTAGGACGTCACGATGAAGGGGGCGTAGGGTCCGAGCGACATGGTCAGGCCGCCCCAATTTCTTTTGACGCGTCTTCTTCACGCGAACCGGTGCCCACTTCGCTCGTAAACGCTATGCGGCTGGCTTGCATCATCTGCAAGCTGCGCACGCGGCGGCGCAGGATCTCGTTGCGCATCGCCGCCAGATGCAGCGTGACGAACAAGAGCGAGAAGGCGAGCGCCATCACCAGCAGCGGCCACAGGAACGCCTTGTCGAGCGTCGGCCCGCCCATGCGGAACACGGAGGCCGGCTGATGCAGCGTGTTCCACCAATCGACCGAGAACTTGATGATCGGGATATTGATCGCACCGACCAAAGTGAGGACCGCCGCCGCCCGCGCCGCGCGCGAGGGATCCTCCACCGCGCGCCACAGCGCCATCAGGCCGAGATACATCAGGAACAGGATCAGCACCGAGGTCAGCCGCGCATCCCACTCCCAATAGGTGCCCCACATCGGCCGGCCCCAGAGCGAGCCGGTGACCAGCGCGAGAAAGGTGAAGGCGGCACCGATCGGTGCCGCGGCCTTGGCCGCGACATCCGCCAGCGGATGGCGCCACACCAAGGTGCCGAGCGCGGCCACGCTCATGACGCTCCAGACGAACATCGACAGCCAGGCGTTCGGCACATGGATGAACATGATCTTCACCGTGGCGCCCTGCTGGTAGTCGTCGGGCGCCATGGCCGATTGATAGAGGCCGATCGCGAGCAGGATCGCGGTCGCGCCCGCCAGCCACGGCAGGATGCGTGCGGTCAGCGCCAGAAACCTGGTCGGGTTGGCAAGGTCGATCAGCGTCATGGCACCCTGATAATCGTCTGATGTGTCGCAGGCAATTGGCCGAATTCCCCTCGTCAAGAATTGATCGAACGCTACCTCAGTCCAGCCCGTGCCGCAGGCTCGCGGCCGCAGCAAATGGGCCGATTACGAAGCTGACGAGCGACAGCGCGCAAAGGATCGAGAACGGCGTTCCGAACGAGAGGGGCCCCGATATCGCCGCCTGAGAGGCCGCCACGCCGAAAATCAGCACCGGAATCGATAGCGGCAGCACCAGCACCGCCAGCAACAGTCCGCCGCGATGCAGCGTCACGGCCAATGCCGCGCCGATCATGCCGGTGAAGGTCAGCGCCGGCGTTCCCGCAAGCAGGGTCAGCGCGACCGCCAACGTCGCGGCGCCGTCGAGATTGAGCAGCAGGCCGAGCACAGGCGTCGCCACGATCAGCGGCAGGCCGGCGGCGAGCCAATGCGCCAATGCCTTGGCCGCGCAGGCGAGTTCCAGCGGCATCCGGCTCATCACGATGAGGTCGAGCGAGCCGTCGTCGTGGTCGGCCATGAACAGGCGATCGAGGGTGAGCAGGCTCGCCAGCAGCGCGCCGAGCCAGAGGATCGCCGGGCCGAGCCGCGACAGCAGCGCGAGATCCGGTCCCACCGCGAACGGCATCAGCACCGTGACGGTGAGGAAGAACAGCACGCCGATCAGCGCACCGCCGCCGACGCGAAGCGCGATCTTGATATCGCGGCGGATCAACGCGGCGAGGGCGGTCATTGGACGCCTCCCATCCGCAGGTCGCGTGATTCGAGTCCGAGCGGCATGTGGGTCGCGGCCATGATAATCCCGCCGCCGCCGAGATGATCCCGCATCAATCCGACAAACAACTCCTGGCCGGCCGCATCCAGCGCTGACGTCGGCTCGTCGAGCAGCCAGACCGGCCGCCGCACCGAGAGCAGGCGTGCGACCGACAGGCGGCGGCGCTGGCCGGCGGAAAGATAGGCCGCCGGCAGATGTGCGGCGTGATCCAGCGCCACGGCGGCGAGGCACTGTTTGGCATCCTCCGGCTTGCCGCCGAGGAACTCGCGCCAGAACGACAGATTCTCAAGCACGCTGAGCGCCGGCTTCAGCGCGTCGCGGTGGCCGAGATAATGGGCCTGCTCGGGCAGGCTCAGCTCGGCCTCGCCGCCTTCCAGTGCGATCGCGCCCTCGGCGGGAACCAGCAGCCCCGCAATGACGCGCAGCAGCGACGTCTTGCCTGAGCCGTTCGGGCCTGTGACGGCGATGACCTCGCCGGAGGAGGCCGAAAAATCCAGGCCGGAAAATACCTCGCGGCCGCCACGCACGCATTTCAGATTTCGTCCCGAGAGCCGCATGTTTCTCCTTGTCACAGCCCTCTGAAATCTTTGGCTACCGCGTGAGAATTTTTGGGTCGCGCAACGCTGTCGCACGCTTGTCGATGTGGCGGTGCTTCTAGAAAGATTCTATAAGCCCGGAACTTGATGCAGCACACACAGTTGGCGGCCGCAAGCCATCAGGCCGATCCTCACGGCCGGCGCGGTCGACGGTGTTTAAATACCTTTCCTGGGTATAACTGAGAATTGGGATTCCTCGCATGACCTCGCTCGACAGCTTCAAATGCCGCAAGACCATGAAGGTCGGTGGCAAGACCTACGTCTATTACAGCCTGCCCCAGGCAGAGAAGAACGGACTGAAGGGCATTTCGAAGCTGCCATACTCGATGAAGGTTCTGCTGGAGAACCTGCTGCGCAACGAGGACGGCCGCACCGTCAAGAAGGACGACATCGTCGCGGTGTCGAAGTGGTTGAGGAAGCGCCAACTCGAGCATGAAATCGCCTTCCGTCCGGCGCGCGTGCTGATGCAGGACTTCACTGGCGTTCCGGCCGTGGTCGATCTCGCAGCAATGCGCAACGCGATGCAGAAGCTCGGCGGCGATGCCGAGAAGATCAATCCGCTGGTGCCGGTCGATCTCGTCATCGACCATTCGGTGATCGTCAACTTCTTCGGCGACAACAAGGCGTTCGCAAAGAACGTGGTCGAGGAATACAAGCAGAACCAGGAGCGCTACGAGTTCCTGAAGTGGGGCCAGAAGGCGTTCTCGAACTTCTCGGTGGTGCCGCCCGGCACCGGCATCTGCCACCAGGTCAATCTCGAATACCTGGCGCAGACGGTGTGGACCAAGAAGGAGAAGATGACGGTCGGCAAGAAGACCGGCACCTTCGAGGTCGCCTACCCCGACTCGCTCGTCGGGACCGACTCGCACACCACGATGGTTAACGGCCTCGCCGTGCTCGGCTGGGGCGTCGGCGGCATCGAGGCCGAGGCCTGCATGCTCGGCCAGCCGCTGTCGATGCTGCTGCCGGAAGTCGTCGGCTTCAAGCTCAAGGGTCAGCTCAAGGAAGGCGTCACCGCGACCGACCTCGTGCTCACGGTCACCCAGATGCTGCGCAAGCAGGGTGTGGTCGGCAAGTTCGTCGAGTTCTTCGGTCCCGGCCTCGACTATCTCTCGGTCGCGGACAAGGCGACCATCGGCAACATGGCGCCCGAATACGGCGCGACCTGCGGTTTCTTCCCGGTCGACGCCGCGGCCATCGACTATCTGAAGACCTCGGGCCGCAAGGCCGATCGCGTCAAGCTGGTCCAGTCCTACGCCAAGGCGCAGGGCCTGTTCCGCACCGCCAAGTCGGCCGATCCGGTGTTCACCACCACGCTCACGCTGGATCTCGGCGACGTCGTGCCGTCGATGGCCGGACCGAAGCGTCCCGAAGGCCGCATCGCGCTGCCGGCGGTCGCGTCCGGCTTCGCTACCTCGCTGGTCAACGAGTACAAGAAGCCCGATAGTGAATCGAAGCGCTTCGCAGTCGAGGGTCGCGATTTCGATCTCGGCCATGGCGACGTCGTGATCGCCGCGATCACCTCCTGCACCAACACCTCGAACCCGAGCGTGTTGATCGGCGCCGGCCTGTTGGCGCGCAACGCTGCCGCCAAGGGCCTGAAGGCCAAGCCGTGGGTGAAGACCTCGCTCGCGCCGGGCAGCCAGGTGGTTGCCGAATATCTCGCCAATTCCGGCCTGCAGAAGGATCTCGACAAGGTCGGCTTCAACCTGGTCGGCTTCGGCTGCACGACCTGCATCGGCAATTCCGGGCCGCTGCCGGAGGAGATTTCGAAGTCGATCAACGAAAACGGCATCGTTGCCGCTGCCGTGCTGTCGGGCAACCGCAACTTCGAAGGCCGCGTCTCGCCGGACGTGCAGGCCAACTATCTCGCCTCGCCGCCGCTGGTGGTCGCGCATGCGCTCGCCGGCACCGTCACCAAGGATCTCGCGGTCGAGCCGCTCGGCATCGGCAAGGACGGCAAGCCGGTGTTCCTGAAGGACATCTGGCCGACCGCCAAGGAGATCAACGCCTTCATGAAGAGGTACGTCACGGCGACGATCTTCAAGAAGAAGTACGCCGACGTGTTCAAGGGCGATACCAACTGGCGCAAGATCAAGACCACCGAAAGCGAGACTTATCGCTGGAACATGAGCTCGACCTATGTGCAGAACCCGCCTTACTTCGAAGGCATGAAGAAGGAGCCCGATCCGATCACCGACGTGGTCGATGCGCGGATCCTTGCGATGTTCGGCGACAAGATCACGACCGACCACATCTCGCCGGCCGGTTCGATCAAGCTGACCTCGCCTGCCGGCAAGTTCCTGAGTGAACACCAGGTGCGCCCCGCCGACTTCAACCAGTACGGCACACGCCGCGGCAACCATGAAGTGATGATGCGCGGCACCTTCGCCAACATCCGCATCAAGAACTTCATGCTGAAGGGCGCCGACGGAAATATTCCGGAAGGCGGATTGACCAAGCACTGGCCCGACGGCGAGCAGATGCCGATCTACCACGCGGCGATGAAATACCAGCACGACGGCGTGCCGCTGGTGGTGTTCGCCGGCGCCGAATACGGCAACGGCTCGTCGCGCGACTGGGCTGCGAAGGGTACCCGCCTGCTCGGCGTGCGCGCGGTGATCTGCCAGAGCTTCGAGCGCATCCATCGCTCGAACCTGGTCGGCATGGGTGTGCTTCCACTCACCTTCCAGGAGGGCACCTCGTGGTCCTCGCTCGGTCTGAAGGGCGACGAGAAGGTCACGATCCGCGGGCTCCAGGGTGATTTGAAGCCGCGTCAGACGTTGACCGCGGAGATCACTTCAAACGATGGCGCCAAGAAGGAGGTCCCGCTGCTCTGCCGTATCGATACGCTCGACGAGCTCGACTACTACCGCAACGGCGGCATTCTGCATTATGTGCTGCGCAAACTCGCCGCCTAACGCGGATTTGTGATCAATGGCTCACTGCTTAGTGAGTAGCGGCTAAAAGGAAGGCGGCCTATGAAAAGGCCGCTTTCTCGCGTTTGGGGCGCGCAGTCCAGGGACAACTCCATGCTCCGTACAAATACGGATGGAAATCATCACGACTGGTTCGCAGTATGACAGCGATGATGGCCTATAATCGTGTCTCGCGCTGGTCCAGCGCGCTTGGTATCTGCGCAATCGTCGCGATCCTCCGCCCCGCTCACGCCGATCCGCGTGCTGTTGTCGAACTCTTCACCTCGCAGGGATGCTCGTCCTGTCCGCCCGCGGACAAGATCATCGGTGAGCTTGCCAAAGATCCCAGCGTCATCGCGCTGAGCATGCCGATCGACTATTGGGACTATCTCGGCTGGAAGGATACGCTGGCCGATTCGCGTTTCAGCGCACGTCAGAAAGCCTATTCGCAT
The DNA window shown above is from Bradyrhizobium sp. ISRA464 and carries:
- the ccmD gene encoding heme exporter protein CcmD; protein product: MSLGPYAPFIVTSYAVVTAVVLLLIIWIAADYRRQQARLKEIEASGVTRRSGRSTGDVR
- a CDS encoding DsbE family thiol:disulfide interchange protein, with the protein product MSEQATDSPPQGRRWLVALPLIIFLGLAGLFLLRLYGDDPSKIPSALIGRPAPQTPLPALDGLVKDGAPVPGLDPTVFKGKVSVVNVWASWCVPCHDEAPLLTDLGKDKRFQIIGINYKDTPDNARRFLGRYGNPFGIVGVDGNGRASIEWGVYGVPETFVVGHEGKIVYKLVGPVTPDNVDTVLKAEIEKALAAGS
- the ccmA gene encoding heme ABC exporter ATP-binding protein CcmA gives rise to the protein MRLSGRNLKCVRGGREVFSGLDFSASSGEVIAVTGPNGSGKTSLLRVIAGLLVPAEGAIALEGGEAELSLPEQAHYLGHRDALKPALSVLENLSFWREFLGGKPEDAKQCLAAVALDHAAHLPAAYLSAGQRRRLSVARLLSVRRPVWLLDEPTSALDAAGQELFVGLMRDHLGGGGIIMAATHMPLGLESRDLRMGGVQ
- a CDS encoding septation protein A, yielding MDKTQPHPLFKLATELGPLLVFFIANAKYHLFVATGAFMVAIVAAMIASYVVTKHVPIMALVTGVIVLVFGTLTLVLHDETFIKVKPTIIYGLFAAVLGGGLLFGRSFIAVMFDQMFNLTPKGWRILTLRWALFFAGMAILNETVWRTQTTDFWVNFKVFGVTPLTMIFAIAQMPLTKRYHLEPVSLEASEAEAGDVRKG
- a CDS encoding RNA pseudouridine synthase, which gives rise to MIDVPSLSAEEILARVLHRDGLMLVIDKPAGLPVHRGPKGGPNLEASFDALRFGLPRPPVLAHRLDKDTSGCLVLGRHRKATASLGLLFKHGKISKTYWTVVEGGPAEDEGTIDLPLGRLNAERGWWQKPDPDGQKAVTNWKVLGRGEGLTWLAMEPVTGRTHQLRVHSAAAGWPMVGDNIYGNGPRFGEPILHLHSREIGIPISRNKEPVQVVAPAPAHMRERLKACGWNGE
- the acnA gene encoding aconitate hydratase AcnA, producing MTSLDSFKCRKTMKVGGKTYVYYSLPQAEKNGLKGISKLPYSMKVLLENLLRNEDGRTVKKDDIVAVSKWLRKRQLEHEIAFRPARVLMQDFTGVPAVVDLAAMRNAMQKLGGDAEKINPLVPVDLVIDHSVIVNFFGDNKAFAKNVVEEYKQNQERYEFLKWGQKAFSNFSVVPPGTGICHQVNLEYLAQTVWTKKEKMTVGKKTGTFEVAYPDSLVGTDSHTTMVNGLAVLGWGVGGIEAEACMLGQPLSMLLPEVVGFKLKGQLKEGVTATDLVLTVTQMLRKQGVVGKFVEFFGPGLDYLSVADKATIGNMAPEYGATCGFFPVDAAAIDYLKTSGRKADRVKLVQSYAKAQGLFRTAKSADPVFTTTLTLDLGDVVPSMAGPKRPEGRIALPAVASGFATSLVNEYKKPDSESKRFAVEGRDFDLGHGDVVIAAITSCTNTSNPSVLIGAGLLARNAAAKGLKAKPWVKTSLAPGSQVVAEYLANSGLQKDLDKVGFNLVGFGCTTCIGNSGPLPEEISKSINENGIVAAAVLSGNRNFEGRVSPDVQANYLASPPLVVAHALAGTVTKDLAVEPLGIGKDGKPVFLKDIWPTAKEINAFMKRYVTATIFKKKYADVFKGDTNWRKIKTTESETYRWNMSSTYVQNPPYFEGMKKEPDPITDVVDARILAMFGDKITTDHISPAGSIKLTSPAGKFLSEHQVRPADFNQYGTRRGNHEVMMRGTFANIRIKNFMLKGADGNIPEGGLTKHWPDGEQMPIYHAAMKYQHDGVPLVVFAGAEYGNGSSRDWAAKGTRLLGVRAVICQSFERIHRSNLVGMGVLPLTFQEGTSWSSLGLKGDEKVTIRGLQGDLKPRQTLTAEITSNDGAKKEVPLLCRIDTLDELDYYRNGGILHYVLRKLAA
- a CDS encoding heme ABC transporter permease: MTLIDLANPTRFLALTARILPWLAGATAILLAIGLYQSAMAPDDYQQGATVKIMFIHVPNAWLSMFVWSVMSVAALGTLVWRHPLADVAAKAAAPIGAAFTFLALVTGSLWGRPMWGTYWEWDARLTSVLILFLMYLGLMALWRAVEDPSRAARAAAVLTLVGAINIPIIKFSVDWWNTLHQPASVFRMGGPTLDKAFLWPLLVMALAFSLLFVTLHLAAMRNEILRRRVRSLQMMQASRIAFTSEVGTGSREEDASKEIGAA
- the ftsY gene encoding signal recognition particle-docking protein FtsY — its product is MNDTPGTKLSWWQRLKGGLRRTSGALGTAVADLVIKRKLDRAMLDDIEDVLLRADLGTEVAVRIADAVGKGRYDKAISADEVKEVVATEVEKVLSPVAKPLEIDTSKKPFVILVVGVNGSGKTTTIGKLAAKFSAEGRKVMLAAGDTFRAAAIEQLKVWGERTKSPVIAGAQGSDSASLAFSALTAAKEQQRDVLLIDTAGRLQNKSELMNELEKVVRVIRKVDASAPHAVLLVLDATVGQNALSQVEAFHRTAGVTGLVMTKLDGTARGGILVALSEKHKLPVHFIGVGEGVEDLAPFTAKDFAKAIAGIES
- the ccmB gene encoding heme exporter protein CcmB; amino-acid sequence: MTALAALIRRDIKIALRVGGGALIGVLFFLTVTVLMPFAVGPDLALLSRLGPAILWLGALLASLLTLDRLFMADHDDGSLDLIVMSRMPLELACAAKALAHWLAAGLPLIVATPVLGLLLNLDGAATLAVALTLLAGTPALTFTGMIGAALAVTLHRGGLLLAVLVLPLSIPVLIFGVAASQAAISGPLSFGTPFSILCALSLVSFVIGPFAAAASLRHGLD